The Trichocoleus sp. FACHB-46 DNA window CTGATTCGGTTTCCCCATGCCCTAGCATTAGGCCAGATTTGGTAGGAATCTGGGGGTTGAGCTGTTTCACGACTTGCAGCACTTGCAGCGATCGCTCATACTTGGCACCGCGTCGCACTGGACCTTGTAAACGCTTCACCGTCTCAATGTTATGATTGAAGCAAGCAGGCTGAGCCGCTACCACGGTCGCAATCCGCTGCCGCTGCATCTCTGCCACCTCTAGGTCAGTCGCTCGCCCACCCCAAAAATCAGGTGTCAGCACTTCAATTTGTGTGTTGGGATTAGTTTTGCGAATCGCCGCCATTGTCGTTGCAAACCAACCCGCTCCTTGATCCGCCAAGTCATCTCGCGCAACTGAAGTCAGTACCACATACTCCAGCCCCAGCAGATTAACTGATTCAGCGATTTTCTCTGGTTCTTGAGGGTCAAGTGGCATGGGAGCATGACCTTTATCCACCTGGCAAAAGCCACAGGCACGAGTACAGATAGGCCCCATCAGCAGGAAGGTTGCTGTCTTTTGGGCGTAACACTCTCCTCGATTCGGGCATCGCCCCTCTTCGCAAA harbors:
- the lipA gene encoding lipoyl synthase; this translates as MPSEIEPTLQPSLTNASTAARRSEIISMPEWLRRPVGKASEISTVQKIIKQRQIHTICEEGRCPNRGECYAQKTATFLLMGPICTRACGFCQVDKGHAPMPLDPQEPEKIAESVNLLGLEYVVLTSVARDDLADQGAGWFATTMAAIRKTNPNTQIEVLTPDFWGGRATDLEVAEMQRQRIATVVAAQPACFNHNIETVKRLQGPVRRGAKYERSLQVLQVVKQLNPQIPTKSGLMLGHGETESEVIEAMQDLRTVDCDRLTLGQYMRPSLEHLPVQKYWTPAEFEHLGAIARAMGFSHVRSGPLVRSSYHAGEAV